One part of the Halopenitus persicus genome encodes these proteins:
- a CDS encoding ATP-binding protein, with translation MDLPTWIRYRGFVVALLGFAITRFFVAEALVVDRSDLFLVVGLLPLVAGLSLTVYGVALAVGVFSRDYVATVARWCLLGTGGMAVVVAITLVGAGDMGTISPSTAPALVANVLISGAVAGVVVGDRSARHRRERERNRRQANRALFVIRILRHEVINAAAIVDGHADLLDGTADPRPRSLRAIDAAAARIRATVEEVASVAQPFETTRRVDLEATVTDALAAFEGDHPDVTVRADLETTGGDTEVVGDDRIRLAIDELLENALEHGTTDRIAVGIREAPGTVEVSVSDDGPGLSADQRDLLTAGEFPEYDDPSTGFGLQIVHLIVTRYGGEVRVTADGIDGDGTTITLVFPRHSLPNPLVESVSVTFPNLRRAVVASLVAGLAMGLFFQAASGLLPVIGALYGVERPLVGWITHLFHSVVFGLLFAAGCSWSRLRRHARNPVSVGTVGVLWGIVLWLVAAGLIMPVWLSLVGLPSALPNLSALGFVGHVLWGTVLGTTFWWLGTRSLGEFDRHEQPVERLR, from the coding sequence ATGGACCTCCCGACCTGGATCCGGTATCGTGGCTTCGTCGTTGCGCTGCTCGGGTTCGCGATCACTCGGTTCTTCGTCGCCGAGGCGCTCGTGGTCGACCGCTCCGACCTCTTCCTGGTCGTCGGGCTGCTGCCGCTCGTCGCTGGGCTCTCGTTGACCGTCTACGGCGTGGCGCTCGCCGTCGGCGTGTTCTCCCGGGATTACGTCGCGACCGTCGCCCGGTGGTGTCTGCTCGGAACGGGCGGTATGGCCGTCGTCGTTGCGATCACCCTCGTCGGGGCCGGCGATATGGGAACGATCTCCCCGTCAACCGCACCTGCACTCGTGGCGAACGTCCTCATCAGCGGCGCGGTCGCCGGAGTGGTCGTCGGGGATCGGTCGGCGAGACACCGACGCGAACGGGAGCGGAATCGACGCCAGGCGAACCGGGCGCTGTTCGTGATCCGGATCCTCCGACACGAGGTGATAAACGCGGCGGCGATCGTCGACGGGCACGCCGATCTCCTGGATGGGACGGCCGATCCGCGACCGCGGTCACTGCGGGCGATCGACGCCGCCGCCGCCCGGATCCGGGCGACGGTCGAGGAGGTCGCGTCGGTCGCGCAGCCGTTCGAGACGACCCGGCGGGTGGACCTCGAGGCGACCGTCACGGACGCCCTCGCCGCGTTCGAAGGCGACCATCCGGACGTGACCGTGCGGGCTGATCTGGAGACGACCGGGGGAGACACCGAGGTCGTGGGCGACGATCGGATCCGCCTCGCCATCGATGAACTGCTCGAGAACGCCCTCGAACACGGGACGACGGACCGTATCGCGGTCGGGATCCGCGAGGCGCCCGGCACGGTGGAGGTGTCGGTCAGCGACGACGGACCGGGACTGTCCGCCGACCAGCGTGACCTGTTGACCGCGGGGGAGTTCCCGGAGTACGACGACCCCTCGACGGGATTCGGTCTCCAGATCGTTCACCTGATCGTCACCCGGTACGGCGGCGAGGTCCGCGTCACCGCCGACGGGATCGACGGGGACGGAACGACGATCACGCTCGTGTTTCCCCGACACTCCCTCCCGAACCCCCTCGTTGAATCCGTCTCCGTGACGTTCCCGAACCTCCGCCGGGCCGTCGTGGCGAGCCTCGTCGCCGGACTGGCGATGGGCCTGTTCTTTCAGGCCGCAAGCGGCCTGCTTCCCGTGATCGGCGCGCTCTACGGCGTCGAGCGTCCGCTGGTGGGGTGGATCACCCATCTGTTCCACAGCGTCGTCTTCGGACTCCTCTTCGCCGCGGGATGCTCGTGGTCGCGACTCCGTCGACACGCCCGAAACCCGGTCTCGGTCGGAACCGTCGGGGTGCTCTGGGGCATCGTCCTCTGGCTGGTCGCCGCCGGCCTGATCATGCCCGTTTGGCTCTCGCTGGTCGGGCTCCCGAGCGCACTCCCGAACCTCTCGGCGCTCGGGTTCGTCGGGCACGTCCTCTGGGGGACCGTTCTCGGAACGACCTTCTGGTGGCTCGGAACTCGATCGCTCGGCGAGTTCGATCGTCACGAGCAGCCGGTCGAGCGCCTCCGATGA
- a CDS encoding Ig-like domain-containing protein has product MSVITPRNGSLVILLSSLILLSAAAVPLSGATNETGRSGAFESFDVEIKPTEPEAPKDVVISWNLTDDTTDVDRIRIAFTGDTNDTINLFKPTDTDVPNPFDVTAADDRNGSSDVVVDDLTAGTLRLKVPVGHCNRIDEVRAFASGDDETETESGTMTEPDVRREVSCGSDADGGTFAVSIDRYDENVTATENVTLTATVENVGEIEATQDVRFLVDGEQVDDVENLTLSANRSEELSFVYETDDDDVPAIEIAVASDDESDGRTVTVTEPDPAFFAVSIENASAEVAAGETVDVTARVENVGDRAGTQNVTLADFDGKTVDTTGPVTLSANGSTAVSLAWATESTDVGTGTVTVRSENETDTAAVTVGQPAVESIDATLDASEIETGEETVITVVATFTDASTRDVTENATLTALDTDVATVADDGTVTAESNGTTEIEAAFGNETDADTLTVKAADSDDSGQDGSDTDGDNEDGGDKDDADGDDDSDGEDDEDGSGDTDPDGSDNDDDGEDEDDADDDTGGESGDSNQDGSDNDDDQDADDQDADNEGGSGGSDPDGSNADGDDSGDETGGSNPDGSANDGDTEDDGTGGENGDLAQGGSTAGGGSVNTDGNEDGADEDTGGESGDSGPDGSDAGDGDTDTDGSEDDADEADDGEPNADENDADVDGTDGTGETDGTSTSSIVVSPILGLLLLVPLFAKSQR; this is encoded by the coding sequence GTGTCCGTAATCACGCCGCGTAACGGGAGTCTGGTCATCCTCCTGTCGTCGCTAATACTGCTCTCGGCGGCGGCCGTGCCGTTGTCGGGAGCGACGAACGAAACTGGCCGGAGTGGGGCGTTCGAGTCCTTCGACGTGGAAATCAAGCCCACAGAACCCGAAGCGCCAAAGGACGTCGTCATCAGCTGGAACCTGACCGACGACACAACGGACGTGGACCGGATCCGGATCGCATTCACCGGCGATACCAACGACACGATCAACCTGTTCAAGCCGACCGATACCGACGTTCCGAATCCGTTCGACGTCACGGCGGCGGACGACCGGAACGGCAGTTCCGACGTCGTCGTCGATGACCTCACCGCCGGGACGCTTCGGCTCAAAGTTCCCGTGGGGCACTGCAACCGGATCGACGAAGTCCGGGCGTTCGCGTCCGGCGACGACGAGACGGAGACCGAATCCGGGACGATGACCGAACCGGACGTTCGGAGGGAGGTGAGCTGTGGGTCGGACGCTGACGGCGGGACGTTCGCGGTGTCGATCGACCGCTACGACGAAAACGTGACGGCGACCGAGAACGTCACCCTGACGGCGACGGTCGAGAACGTGGGCGAGATCGAAGCGACCCAAGACGTCCGGTTCCTGGTCGACGGCGAGCAGGTCGACGACGTGGAGAACCTGACGCTGTCCGCCAACCGGAGCGAGGAGCTCTCGTTCGTCTACGAAACCGACGACGACGACGTTCCGGCGATCGAGATCGCCGTAGCGAGCGACGACGAGAGCGACGGACGGACGGTGACCGTCACGGAGCCCGACCCCGCGTTCTTCGCGGTGTCGATCGAGAACGCGTCGGCCGAGGTGGCCGCCGGTGAGACGGTCGACGTCACCGCTCGTGTCGAGAACGTCGGCGACCGCGCCGGAACGCAGAACGTCACGCTGGCGGATTTCGACGGAAAAACAGTCGACACCACCGGGCCGGTGACGCTCTCAGCCAACGGATCGACCGCCGTATCCCTGGCCTGGGCGACCGAGAGCACCGACGTGGGGACGGGTACCGTCACGGTTCGGAGTGAAAACGAGACGGATACCGCCGCCGTGACGGTCGGCCAGCCGGCCGTCGAATCGATCGACGCGACGCTCGATGCGTCGGAGATCGAAACGGGCGAGGAAACGGTGATCACCGTCGTGGCGACGTTTACGGACGCATCGACGCGAGACGTGACCGAAAACGCGACCCTCACCGCGCTCGATACGGACGTGGCCACGGTCGCCGACGACGGAACGGTGACGGCCGAGAGCAACGGAACGACCGAGATCGAAGCCGCGTTCGGGAACGAAACCGACGCCGACACGCTCACCGTCAAGGCGGCCGATTCCGACGACTCCGGCCAGGACGGATCCGACACTGACGGTGACAACGAAGACGGCGGAGACAAAGACGACGCCGACGGAGACGACGATTCGGACGGCGAAGACGACGAAGACGGGAGCGGCGACACCGACCCAGACGGGTCCGACAACGATGACGACGGCGAGGACGAAGACGATGCCGACGACGACACCGGCGGCGAGAGCGGCGACTCCAACCAGGATGGCTCCGACAACGACGACGATCAAGACGCCGATGATCAGGACGCCGACAACGAAGGCGGAAGCGGCGGCTCTGACCCGGACGGGTCCAACGCTGACGGTGACGACAGCGGGGACGAGACCGGGGGCTCCAATCCGGACGGGTCCGCCAACGACGGCGACACTGAAGACGACGGCACCGGCGGCGAGAACGGTGACCTCGCTCAGGGCGGATCCACCGCCGGCGGCGGCAGCGTTAACACGGACGGAAACGAGGACGGCGCCGACGAAGACACCGGAGGCGAGAGCGGCGACTCCGGACCGGACGGATCCGACGCCGGCGACGGCGATACTGACACGGACGGAAGCGAGGACGACGCGGACGAAGCCGACGACGGTGAACCCAACGCCGATGAGAACGACGCTGACGTCGACGGAACGGACGGTACCGGAGAGACCGACGGGACGAGTACGTCATCCATCGTCGTCTCACCGATCTTGGGATTGCTGTTGCTCGTACCGCTTTTCGCGAAGAGTCAGCGCTAG
- a CDS encoding DUF3179 domain-containing protein: protein MARDVTRRAALVGAGAAALSGCLADRGIGSAGSASRTDSPSEGDGSSDRSAADRSGPPTRDDTLPLPMDPSSLRDRAISGGPPKDGIPAIEDPQFVPAGAAAERLNPGDPVFGLARGDAVKAYPQSILVSHEICNDVVDGVPVSVTYCPLTGTAMGFERGDTTFGVSGRLVNNNLIMYDRATETWWPQVLATAIPGPWNESPATRSLREFRVVWTTWERWVDRYPDTRVLSRETGFARNYDADPYGTYNPRLGYYEPESSPMFPPLATDERLEPKRVVIGARTTAGAFAVEKNHLRDAKLVRGEIGGTPVVATYDPTLDTGYVFVNPDARPFDYRRGRVHGADGETHPPADLPLERLHAFDAMWFAWRGFYPETTLYD from the coding sequence ATGGCTAGGGACGTAACCCGTCGGGCGGCGCTCGTCGGCGCCGGTGCCGCAGCGCTCTCCGGCTGTCTCGCCGATCGAGGGATCGGGAGCGCCGGCTCCGCTTCACGGACCGACTCCCCAAGCGAGGGGGACGGGTCGTCCGATCGGTCGGCCGCTGACCGGTCCGGTCCGCCAACGCGGGACGACACGCTGCCGCTTCCGATGGACCCCTCGTCGCTCCGGGACCGTGCGATATCCGGCGGGCCGCCAAAGGACGGGATCCCCGCGATCGAGGACCCGCAGTTCGTCCCCGCGGGGGCGGCCGCGGAGCGGCTGAACCCCGGCGATCCCGTGTTCGGGCTCGCCAGAGGGGACGCGGTCAAGGCCTACCCGCAGTCGATACTCGTCTCCCACGAGATCTGCAACGACGTCGTCGACGGCGTTCCGGTCAGCGTCACCTACTGTCCGTTGACCGGGACCGCGATGGGGTTCGAACGCGGCGACACGACCTTCGGCGTCTCCGGCCGCCTGGTGAACAACAACCTGATCATGTACGACCGGGCCACCGAGACGTGGTGGCCGCAGGTGCTCGCGACCGCGATCCCAGGGCCGTGGAACGAATCGCCGGCGACGCGGTCGCTCCGGGAGTTCCGGGTGGTCTGGACGACGTGGGAACGATGGGTGGACCGGTACCCCGACACGCGGGTTCTCTCCCGCGAGACGGGCTTCGCGCGAAACTACGATGCGGACCCGTACGGGACGTACAATCCACGCCTCGGGTATTACGAACCCGAATCCTCGCCGATGTTTCCGCCCCTCGCCACGGACGAGCGCCTCGAGCCCAAACGCGTCGTCATCGGCGCACGGACGACTGCGGGCGCGTTCGCCGTCGAGAAGAACCACCTCCGGGACGCGAAGCTCGTCCGCGGGGAGATCGGCGGGACCCCCGTGGTGGCGACCTACGACCCGACCCTGGATACTGGCTACGTGTTTGTAAACCCCGACGCCCGCCCGTTCGACTACCGACGCGGACGGGTCCACGGAGCGGACGGCGAAACGCATCCGCCGGCGGACCTCCCGCTCGAACGGCTCCACGCGTTCGACGCGATGTGGTTCGCCTGGCGCGGCTTCTACCCCGAGACGACCCTGTATGACTGA
- a CDS encoding formate/nitrite transporter family protein, translating into MADPEHTDLANHSDAGPPDRNGQAESDEDPKPSDLDESVRQAVERSRMGAPAVGEAVRDRFSADEVFQRIVAAADEEVTSSGRELFFSGIAAGFAISITFLLYASLSASTDHPVLGVLLYPLGFIYIIIGGYQLYTENTLPPVALTLERIASLPALLRHWSIVLLGNFTGGAIGTLVLVYGDVFDPAAAEKAMELGRHGVETSGWALFSKAVFAGLIVAGVVWVGFSARDTISRVVVTYLAFLAVPLGGLFHVVVSFAEAFYLFVHGELGVLAGLTGFVLPVLIGNTVGGVALVTLVNYFQTSEDRLESARFEGIERRLTPREWLFGRLAGRSYVPMLDPSEQGLSSEGTYRVMVPIANPRTESRLIELACTIASAREGAIVHAVHVIQTPGRRSADPSYGQRQRVMEESDRLMEPLRDVADDYDAGLETSMVITNRSFEEVFNAARRTEPDLVLMGWGEDRLWTDARAERPLTELTNRLPSDFLIAKDRGLDVSRILVPTAGGTNSALGAEVAEMIAAVADAEVSLLHVVDGPDEREAGEEFLSEWALDHGLTDAETIVDDSGDVEAAIEREAGDSTLLFIGATEKGILSRLLTDSLHMDVIHRVDCSVLLAERPGDRSILERLFG; encoded by the coding sequence ATGGCCGACCCGGAACACACGGATCTCGCGAACCACTCCGATGCCGGTCCGCCCGACCGAAACGGGCAGGCCGAGTCGGACGAGGACCCGAAGCCGAGCGATCTCGACGAGTCGGTCCGCCAGGCGGTCGAACGCTCGCGGATGGGTGCGCCCGCGGTCGGCGAGGCGGTCCGCGACCGGTTCTCGGCCGACGAGGTCTTCCAGCGGATCGTCGCCGCGGCCGACGAGGAGGTCACCTCCTCGGGCCGGGAACTGTTCTTCAGCGGCATCGCGGCCGGGTTCGCGATCAGCATCACCTTCCTGCTGTACGCGTCCCTCTCGGCGTCGACGGACCACCCCGTGCTCGGCGTCCTGCTGTACCCGCTCGGGTTCATCTACATCATCATCGGCGGCTACCAGCTGTACACCGAGAACACCCTGCCGCCGGTGGCGTTGACCCTCGAGCGGATCGCCAGCCTCCCCGCCCTGCTTCGCCACTGGAGCATCGTCCTGCTCGGGAACTTCACCGGCGGCGCGATCGGGACCCTGGTGCTCGTCTACGGCGACGTCTTCGACCCCGCCGCCGCCGAGAAGGCGATGGAGCTGGGCCGGCACGGGGTCGAAACGTCGGGGTGGGCGCTGTTCTCCAAGGCCGTCTTCGCCGGACTCATCGTCGCCGGCGTCGTCTGGGTCGGCTTCAGCGCGCGGGACACGATCTCCCGGGTCGTCGTGACCTATCTGGCCTTCCTCGCGGTTCCCCTGGGCGGGCTCTTCCACGTCGTCGTCTCCTTCGCGGAGGCGTTCTACCTCTTCGTCCACGGCGAACTCGGGGTCCTCGCCGGCCTCACCGGGTTCGTCCTGCCGGTCCTGATCGGCAACACCGTCGGCGGCGTCGCGCTCGTCACCCTCGTGAACTACTTCCAGACCAGCGAGGACCGCCTGGAGTCGGCCCGGTTCGAGGGGATCGAACGCCGGCTCACCCCGCGTGAGTGGCTGTTCGGCCGGCTCGCCGGCCGGTCGTACGTTCCGATGCTCGACCCCTCCGAGCAGGGGCTCTCGAGCGAGGGCACCTATCGGGTCATGGTGCCGATCGCGAACCCGCGGACCGAGTCGCGGCTGATCGAGTTGGCCTGCACCATCGCGAGCGCCCGCGAGGGGGCGATCGTCCACGCCGTCCACGTGATCCAGACGCCGGGCCGCCGCTCCGCGGACCCGAGCTACGGGCAGCGCCAGCGCGTGATGGAGGAGTCGGACCGTCTGATGGAGCCGCTTCGGGACGTCGCGGACGACTACGACGCGGGCCTGGAGACGTCGATGGTCATCACCAACCGCTCGTTCGAGGAGGTGTTCAACGCCGCCCGCCGGACGGAACCCGACCTCGTGTTGATGGGCTGGGGCGAGGACCGGCTCTGGACGGACGCGCGCGCCGAGCGCCCGCTCACCGAGCTGACCAACCGGCTGCCGAGCGACTTCCTGATCGCCAAGGACCGCGGACTCGACGTCTCCCGGATCCTCGTTCCGACCGCCGGCGGAACGAACTCGGCTTTGGGCGCGGAGGTCGCGGAGATGATCGCCGCGGTCGCCGACGCCGAGGTCTCCCTGCTCCACGTCGTGGATGGCCCCGACGAGCGCGAGGCCGGCGAGGAGTTCCTCTCCGAGTGGGCCCTCGACCACGGGTTGACGGACGCCGAGACGATCGTCGACGACTCCGGCGACGTCGAGGCTGCCATCGAGCGCGAGGCGGGCGACAGTACCCTCCTGTTCATCGGCGCGACCGAGAAGGGGATCCTCTCGCGGCTGTTGACCGACTCGCTACATATGGACGTGATCCACCGCGTCGACTGCTCCGTGCTGTTGGCCGAACGTCCCGGCGATCGGTCGATCCTCGAGCGGCTGTTCGGCTGA
- a CDS encoding DUF5658 family protein: protein MVDTATDVELDVRQWWVLFGIALFLLVPLDLLTTLIAVATYGLSVEANPVMRWHLQRGLLVTTVVNLVVVGVSVAMFHLAIERIRDVPPGERRVIDVGVTVWLTVLIGGGVVLVFNNLLVIV, encoded by the coding sequence ATGGTCGACACCGCTACCGACGTGGAGCTGGACGTCCGGCAGTGGTGGGTCCTGTTCGGCATCGCCCTCTTCCTGCTGGTCCCGCTCGACCTGCTCACGACGCTGATCGCGGTGGCGACGTACGGTCTCTCGGTCGAGGCGAACCCGGTGATGCGGTGGCACCTCCAGCGGGGACTGCTCGTGACGACGGTGGTGAACCTCGTCGTCGTCGGCGTCTCGGTCGCCATGTTCCACCTCGCCATCGAACGGATCCGGGACGTTCCGCCGGGCGAGCGCCGCGTCATCGACGTCGGCGTCACCGTCTGGCTCACCGTTCTGATCGGCGGCGGCGTCGTCCTCGTCTTCAACAACCTTCTCGTAATCGTCTGA
- a CDS encoding DNA glycosylase family protein yields MDADEIREWSDRYDEVYDEDLQAIEDRLNDVLPEQGYITREQLEDVVRWKLNGQQGRRDLNVEKVNAVPDAFIRRVSEAAFLVDDPTLQLKTLQSIPGIGGATATVVLMFSDPEAYAIGDRYIVHEFFGEDRGMRVTDYPKILAELRERNPGDFDLRTVEKAYYQRYRVENEVGDW; encoded by the coding sequence ATGGACGCTGACGAGATCCGAGAGTGGAGCGACCGATACGACGAGGTCTACGACGAGGACCTGCAAGCGATCGAAGACCGGCTCAACGACGTCCTCCCTGAACAAGGCTACATCACCCGCGAGCAGCTCGAGGACGTGGTTCGGTGGAAACTAAACGGTCAGCAGGGACGACGGGATCTGAACGTCGAGAAGGTGAACGCCGTTCCCGACGCGTTCATCCGGCGCGTCAGCGAGGCGGCGTTTCTTGTCGACGATCCGACGCTCCAACTGAAGACGCTGCAGTCGATTCCGGGGATCGGCGGCGCGACGGCAACGGTCGTATTGATGTTCTCCGACCCCGAGGCCTACGCGATCGGCGACCGCTACATCGTTCACGAGTTCTTCGGGGAGGACCGGGGAATGCGAGTCACCGACTATCCGAAGATCCTCGCGGAGCTCCGCGAGCGGAACCCCGGCGACTTCGACCTTCGGACGGTGGAGAAAGCCTACTACCAGAGATATCGGGTCGAGAACGAGGTCGGGGATTGGTAA
- a CDS encoding winged helix-turn-helix transcriptional regulator, whose translation MSDPSSPDDPPDSDDGNDHGVDQDVGSVDPVERLEVWCAGEDWCPVTTTATLIGKKWHPVIIHRLLEHGPSGFNELQDAVDGISSKVLSDSLEDLQENRLVEREIISEKPFRVRYSLTDHGRSLEPVIYSMRDWGVQHLASPD comes from the coding sequence ATGTCCGACCCGTCCTCACCCGACGATCCACCCGATTCGGACGACGGCAATGATCACGGCGTCGATCAGGACGTCGGTTCGGTCGACCCCGTCGAACGCCTGGAGGTCTGGTGTGCCGGCGAGGATTGGTGCCCGGTCACCACCACCGCGACGCTCATCGGCAAGAAGTGGCACCCGGTCATCATCCACCGGCTCCTCGAGCACGGTCCGAGCGGATTTAACGAACTCCAGGACGCCGTCGACGGGATCTCGAGCAAGGTGCTTTCCGACAGCCTCGAGGACCTCCAGGAGAACCGACTCGTCGAGCGCGAGATAATCAGCGAGAAGCCGTTTCGCGTACGGTACTCGCTGACCGACCACGGCCGATCCCTCGAACCGGTGATCTATTCGATGCGGGATTGGGGCGTCCAGCATTTGGCTTCCCCCGACTAG
- a CDS encoding type IV pilin has protein sequence MNVHKLWTDDRAVSPVVGVALLIAITVILAAVIGGVVLGLGTSSADAPQASLQFEYDDGTDTITIYHNGGDPLGDNVEVRGSALDTTPQTITVSAGGSADVNTSDGTTGEIAVVWMDPNSDDESVIAKYDVE, from the coding sequence ATGAACGTACACAAACTCTGGACGGACGATCGCGCCGTGTCGCCGGTGGTCGGCGTCGCGCTGCTGATCGCCATTACGGTGATCCTCGCGGCCGTCATCGGCGGCGTGGTGCTCGGGCTCGGAACGAGCTCGGCGGACGCACCGCAAGCATCGCTTCAGTTTGAATACGACGACGGGACCGATACTATAACGATTTATCACAACGGTGGCGACCCTCTCGGGGATAACGTAGAGGTGAGGGGTAGTGCCCTTGATACTACTCCCCAGACGATTACGGTCTCGGCTGGTGGGAGTGCCGACGTTAATACTTCTGATGGTACGACCGGCGAAATCGCCGTCGTTTGGATGGATCCGAATAGTGACGATGAATCCGTGATCGCCAAATACGACGTCGAATAA
- a CDS encoding RAD55 family ATPase, with translation MTEAHHMFEDEESETEESTVETLSTGIDILDRKLDGGIPAGRTIALLASPACQSELFLYEMAAARETVYLTTERTTAEVELELERAGTSPDAVDVRRLDDDPVGSARSALEGLTDESMLIVDPINALETADDDVYRAFLNDLKTRTVETGGIALLHCLDGRDVPAQRDRTEYHADVIFDLVTKLRGGSVENRLSLPKFRGGESLPNTIELDLTSDVTIDVSRKIA, from the coding sequence ATGACCGAAGCGCACCACATGTTCGAGGACGAGGAATCGGAGACGGAGGAGTCGACGGTTGAGACGCTGTCGACGGGGATCGACATCCTCGACCGGAAGCTCGACGGCGGCATTCCCGCCGGCCGGACGATCGCGCTGCTGGCGTCGCCGGCGTGCCAGTCCGAACTGTTCCTCTACGAGATGGCCGCCGCCCGAGAGACGGTGTACCTGACGACCGAACGGACGACGGCGGAGGTCGAACTCGAGCTCGAACGGGCGGGGACCTCACCGGACGCGGTCGACGTCCGCCGGCTCGACGACGATCCGGTCGGCAGCGCGCGGTCGGCACTGGAGGGACTCACCGACGAGTCCATGCTGATCGTCGACCCCATCAACGCACTGGAGACGGCGGACGACGACGTGTACCGTGCGTTCCTGAACGACCTCAAGACGCGAACGGTCGAAACCGGGGGGATCGCCCTGCTTCACTGTCTCGACGGGCGCGACGTGCCGGCCCAGCGCGACCGCACCGAGTACCACGCCGACGTCATCTTCGACCTCGTCACGAAACTGCGCGGCGGGAGCGTCGAGAACCGTCTCTCGCTTCCCAAGTTCCGCGGCGGCGAGTCGCTCCCGAACACGATCGAGCTCGATCTGACCTCGGACGTCACCATCGACGTGAGCCGGAAGATCGCCTGA